The window ATTTCTGAAAGATCATTTTAAGTCATGTAcatattaaaagaaattaatctAGAGAGCTTATAAAACAGAACGTTAGATTTGTTATAACTAGTACCTGTAAATGGCTTTTAACATGAAAGATTGTTAACCCTTTTGAATCCATCAGTCTCAGTATCGCCTTTGGTGTCGCCTCTAGTATGAAGGTACCCAAACAACCATCACTATATAAAGAAATTTAAGTACACGTAAAAAGGTGAAAGGCTTTATACGAAAAGTACATACTTTCAGCACCACCTAAACAAGTCACACACTGAACAAATCGATCATGGAGATCTTGAGTCCATCTGATTCGTGGTTTCCTTGGCACAACAATTTCAAGGTTTGTAGCGTTCACCAAAACTTGACTTGAAGGGGGTGTAGCAATGTTTCCagaaacatcaaattcatcaactAATTTCCTTTTTAGCTTTCTAAGCTTATTCCTTTCTGATAGAATATCATACGATCTTTCATAAGAAATGATAATTTGTTGCATGATGGTTTCATTAGAAGATGGGGATTTTAGTCTGTAACTTATCATTTGCTGTTgttgaagctgctgctgatcTGCTTGTTCTTGATGCTTAACAATATCCatgggtaaaatggtaattccTGCTTGCATTGGTGATTGTTGTTGTACACTACCAAGATCTCTAATTTTAAGATTGTAAACCATCTCATTAGAACCAATCCTCAAAGTATTCATTATTTATGAATAAGCCCATCTTTTTGGCTTATTTGAGGCTTATCAAACAATTTTTCAACTTTGATAAGTCCTTAAGTATCAAGTAGTATAAGCTTATAAGCTACTGTACAAAATAAGATACCAAAACACCCTCTGAGCATTCTAGTTCTAGTTACAAAATTATAAACCTATGTTTAAAAACCCCTCCAATTCATATATCTTGAATTGATCATATTTTAGACCTCAAACAGCATAAATAGGATACATGACACCTTTATCATTCAAGCAAAACccacatgaaaaaaaaaaaaaaaattcaaaatttataacaaattaaaataaaaaagatagataTAAAATCTTACAACTTTGATAAACGATCAACAAGCTGGGTTTTTGCAAGTGGGTCTAACAAAGAATGCAAcatttcttcttcttgttctgATGTATCTGTTGTAATCTCGtctatattgttattattggtGGCTTCTTCAagctttctttttttaaattcatccattctttcttttacaAGTGGATGCAAATTCAGAAGGTTTCTTTCCCTCATCCTTATAAGAATATCCACAACATATACGACACATTTAGGTGACATCAAGTTTGATGTTAATTTTGGCCCAATACTAAATCTTTAATCCTTTTGCATTAAATTTGGAGTAacataaaaataccattttataCTACAAGgtttttgaatttctttgaTACCCCTGTGTTGATTAGTTTTTACAAGTTAGAAACTTAGAGTGTACGAAACTAAAACCGAAAATTTATTTGCAAAATACTAATTCTAGTAGAAATAAAATTTGTGGTAGTCCTACAAAGAAGAATTATCCCAGAATTCCCCTgaagttaatattgtttttttctaaaactCATTAATGTTGTACAGTAATTGTTAGGCTGCTCCCTTGTCAGTTTTGTCACTTCAATATCACG is drawn from Erigeron canadensis isolate Cc75 chromosome 9, C_canadensis_v1, whole genome shotgun sequence and contains these coding sequences:
- the LOC122580875 gene encoding myb family transcription factor PHL8-like isoform X2 codes for the protein MQAGITILPMDIVKHQEQADQQQLQQQQMISYRLKSPSSNETIMQQIIISYERSYDILSERNKLRKLKRKLVDEFDVSGNIATPPSSQVLVNATNLEIVVPRKPRIRWTQDLHDRFVQCVTCLGGAEKATPKAILRLMDSKGLTIFHVKSHLQKYRVAKYLHETAKGDLERTSIDTIWQDENCHAIQGCTASRTFSTKATS
- the LOC122580875 gene encoding myb family transcription factor PHL5-like isoform X1 — its product is MQAGITILPMDIVKHQEQADQQQLQQQQMISYRLKSPSSNETIMQQIIISYERSYDILSERNKLRKLKRKLVDEFDVSGNIATPPSSQVLVNATNLEIVVPRKPRIRWTQDLHDRFVQCVTCLGGAEKATPKAILRLMDSKGLTIFHVKSHLQKYRVAKYLHETAKGDLERTSIDTIWQDENVTAMQFKDALQVELSLQRQLHEQLEIQRSLQLRIEEQAKQLKMMYDQHRQPNANNSQN